One Novipirellula caenicola genomic window carries:
- a CDS encoding TolC family protein produces MAVMLVVVGGCAGRESLPALPTQNPPPFSQSGELPVSDRWWSEFADPALNEQINQALESSFTLAAARQRLRAARAVARREASDLFPDVNGVADIGGSFGPGTDLQNYVFGFEAAYPLDLWGQIESRVEAERLRAAATQQDYRAVALTLSAEITRTWFSLIEAHAQLGLLDEQIKTNRTGLLLQESRFGLGLIRSPDVLRQRQLVEATLEQAVVAKARIEVLEHQLAVLVGQMPQSAQYDAGTVLPDLPPLPATGLPSELLQRRPDVRRDYLAFAAADRDLAAAISDQYPRLSLTGSLLNVADRPETIFRDWFVSIGGQLIAPLVDGGQRKAEVARTSAVVCELFNRYGQTMLIAFGEVEDSLARERYQIERLSHLEKQLELARQAAEQLREQYLLEPDTDYLAVLTAITAQQRLQREMLSAQLELRLIRVALYLALAGSFDPLPQDNLQPAPTVQPPASVPADMPPADIPTVAISATDISTADIPAASVVAGQKNASEALNFHGNDIDSKYIDLHYFDHTSAAQAMDGLIDVVPNFVDSDLKSPETRRDE; encoded by the coding sequence ATGGCAGTCATGCTGGTGGTCGTTGGCGGTTGCGCGGGCCGTGAGTCGCTTCCAGCACTGCCGACGCAGAATCCGCCCCCGTTTTCGCAAAGTGGCGAGTTGCCGGTATCCGATCGGTGGTGGAGCGAGTTTGCCGATCCCGCTTTGAATGAACAAATCAACCAAGCACTGGAGAGCAGTTTCACGCTTGCGGCAGCCCGGCAACGGCTTCGCGCGGCAAGAGCGGTGGCCCGCCGAGAAGCTTCGGATCTGTTTCCGGATGTGAATGGCGTTGCCGATATCGGCGGCAGCTTTGGCCCTGGCACGGATCTTCAAAATTATGTCTTTGGATTCGAGGCGGCGTACCCGCTGGATCTTTGGGGCCAGATCGAATCACGCGTGGAGGCTGAGCGATTGCGAGCCGCCGCCACGCAGCAAGATTATCGCGCGGTCGCCTTGACGCTTTCTGCGGAGATCACCCGGACTTGGTTTTCATTGATTGAAGCCCACGCCCAACTTGGGTTGCTCGACGAACAGATCAAAACCAATCGGACAGGACTGCTTCTGCAAGAGTCTCGGTTTGGTTTGGGACTGATTCGTAGCCCCGATGTGCTTCGCCAACGTCAATTGGTCGAAGCAACGTTGGAACAGGCGGTTGTAGCAAAAGCACGCATCGAGGTGCTTGAGCATCAATTGGCCGTGTTGGTCGGCCAAATGCCACAGTCGGCCCAGTACGATGCGGGAACCGTATTGCCAGATTTACCTCCGCTGCCAGCAACTGGATTGCCGTCGGAACTATTGCAGCGGCGGCCGGATGTACGCCGCGACTACTTGGCGTTCGCCGCCGCCGATCGCGATTTGGCGGCGGCAATCAGTGACCAGTATCCGCGTCTCAGTTTGACTGGATCGCTGCTAAACGTTGCCGATCGGCCCGAAACCATTTTTCGTGATTGGTTCGTTTCGATCGGAGGCCAATTGATCGCCCCCCTTGTTGACGGTGGCCAACGCAAGGCCGAGGTTGCTCGCACTTCGGCGGTGGTGTGTGAGCTGTTCAACCGCTATGGTCAAACCATGCTGATCGCATTTGGTGAAGTCGAAGACAGCTTGGCTCGCGAACGCTACCAGATCGAACGATTGAGCCATCTGGAAAAACAACTCGAATTGGCACGCCAAGCCGCGGAGCAACTACGCGAACAGTATCTGCTGGAACCCGACACGGACTATCTCGCAGTGTTGACGGCCATTACCGCCCAGCAACGTTTGCAGCGCGAAATGCTTTCCGCTCAATTAGAATTAAGACTGATCCGGGTGGCGCTGTACCTTGCGTTGGCCGGCAGCTTTGACCCTCTGCCTCAAGACAACCTCCAACCAGCCCCTACCGTGCAACCACCCGCCAGCGTTCCTGCCGACATGCCCCCAGCCGACATCCCCACCGTCGCCATCTCCGCCACCGACATCTCCACCGCCGACATCCCTGCCGCCAGTGTCGTTGCTGGCCAGAAAAACGCTTCGGAAGCATTGAATTTCCATGGCAATGACATCGATTCGAAATACATTGATCTCCACTATTTCGATCACACCTCGGCTGCGCAGGCGATGGATGGATTGATCGATGTGGTTCCAAACTTTGTCGATTCGGACTTGAAGTCTCCAGAGACACGCCGCGATGAATAA
- a CDS encoding efflux RND transporter periplasmic adaptor subunit yields MNKSRPSRPSRWLGIIGTTMACLAILSASVAAIVVINRTEPTAKQIKATRKSAALVETVTVERGDFSPTLRVLGTVQPAQEIVLSPRVSGQVVEVAPQFLPGGRVRKGDLLLRIDPADFENALSIQESELQQAEASLQIEEGRQSLAQKELKLLEETIDETNRDLVLRAPQIASIRAEVNAAKAAVERAKLDLARSSVFAPFDAQVISRSVNVGSQVSPGDELAQLVGIDEYWIAAAVPVRSLRWIQFPTSDEQGSMVTLENPDAWPVGTQKQARVARMIGTVDDRTRLAQVLVTVTDPLGETTDTPPLILQSLIEVQIEGRPIEDVVRLERRYVRENDTVWVMKEGQLQIRDTEVLFRDADYAYISDGLQNGDEVVTTTLATVAEGVGLRKITDDSDAGSPRDQTSDADVPTGSETSEGAAE; encoded by the coding sequence ATGAATAAATCCCGACCGTCTCGTCCATCGCGTTGGCTTGGGATCATTGGGACCACGATGGCGTGTTTGGCGATCTTGTCCGCTTCGGTCGCCGCGATTGTGGTGATCAATCGCACGGAGCCGACCGCGAAACAGATCAAAGCCACTCGCAAGTCTGCCGCATTGGTCGAAACCGTCACGGTGGAACGCGGGGATTTTTCGCCCACCTTGCGAGTGCTCGGGACCGTCCAGCCGGCCCAGGAGATCGTGCTAAGCCCTCGCGTGAGCGGCCAAGTGGTCGAGGTGGCTCCGCAATTCTTGCCCGGAGGAAGGGTTCGCAAAGGCGATCTGCTGTTGCGCATCGATCCTGCGGACTTTGAAAACGCGTTATCGATCCAAGAAAGTGAATTGCAACAGGCCGAAGCTTCGCTGCAAATCGAGGAAGGTCGACAAAGCTTGGCGCAAAAAGAGTTGAAGCTGCTCGAGGAAACCATTGATGAAACCAATCGCGATTTGGTGTTACGAGCACCGCAGATCGCGTCGATCCGTGCCGAGGTCAATGCGGCCAAAGCGGCGGTGGAAAGGGCGAAGTTGGACCTGGCTCGGTCGAGTGTCTTTGCACCATTTGACGCCCAGGTCATCTCGCGGTCGGTCAATGTTGGCTCGCAAGTGTCGCCTGGCGACGAACTTGCACAACTCGTCGGTATCGATGAATATTGGATCGCGGCTGCGGTTCCGGTTCGCAGTCTGCGTTGGATTCAGTTCCCCACGTCCGACGAGCAAGGGTCGATGGTGACACTGGAAAATCCAGATGCTTGGCCCGTGGGGACCCAGAAACAAGCTCGTGTGGCGCGAATGATTGGCACGGTCGATGACCGCACGCGTTTGGCTCAAGTGCTGGTGACGGTAACGGATCCATTGGGAGAAACCACCGACACGCCACCGCTGATTCTGCAGTCGTTGATTGAAGTGCAAATTGAAGGGCGACCGATCGAGGACGTGGTTCGTCTCGAGCGTCGGTATGTGCGTGAGAACGATACGGTTTGGGTTATGAAGGAGGGGCAGTTGCAAATTCGCGACACCGAAGTGCTGTTTCGTGACGCGGATTATGCTTACATCAGCGACGGGCTGCAAAATGGTGATGAGGTTGTCACGACCACCTTGGCGACGGTGGCGGAAGGGGTAGGGCTTCGCAAAATCACTGATGATTCTGATGCGGGTTCACCACGCGACCAGACAAGCGACGCCGACGTCCCCACCGGCAGCGAGACCAGTGAGGGTGCTGCAGAGTGA